The Sinomicrobium kalidii genome contains a region encoding:
- the panD gene encoding aspartate 1-decarboxylase, with the protein MQIQVVKSKIHRVTVTGAELNYIGSITIDEALMEAANIIEGEKVQIVNINNGERLETYVIKGNRGSGEITLNGPSARRVQKGDVVIIISYGTMDFEEAKSFKPSLVFPNEKDNSLK; encoded by the coding sequence ATGCAGATACAAGTAGTTAAATCCAAGATACACAGGGTTACGGTCACCGGGGCCGAACTCAACTATATCGGCAGCATCACTATAGACGAAGCATTGATGGAAGCCGCCAATATTATTGAAGGAGAAAAAGTACAGATCGTAAACATCAACAACGGGGAACGCCTGGAGACCTATGTCATTAAAGGAAACCGCGGCAGCGGCGAAATTACGCTGAACGGTCCTTCGGCCAGGAGAGTCCAGAAGGGCGATGTTGTTATTATCATTTCGTACGGTACCATGGATTTCGAAGAAGCCAAATCCTTTAAACCCTCATTGGTTTTTCCCAACGAAAAGGACAACTCTCTCAAATAA
- a CDS encoding glycogen/starch synthase — MTDKKVLFVASEMIPYLPENEVSSLAYENPRMVNDRGGQIRIFMPRFGNINERRHQLHEVIRLSGMNLVINDMDMPLIIKVASIPKERIQVYFIDNEEYFKRKATFSDEDGNLFPDNDERAIFFAKGVVETVKKLNWSPDIIHVHGWMAGMLPLYLKKYYADEPLFAESKIVTSVYNKDFDGTLDKQMIEKVKFDGISEGDVHALESPDYSSILRVAIDNSDAVVVASENIPSDLEEYLKNVDKPVLPYVSIYEFEDAYEKFYETKVLG; from the coding sequence ATGACTGATAAAAAAGTGTTATTTGTTGCCTCCGAAATGATACCCTATTTGCCGGAGAACGAAGTGTCTTCACTGGCATATGAAAATCCCAGAATGGTAAACGACAGGGGCGGGCAAATACGAATTTTTATGCCTCGGTTTGGAAATATTAACGAGAGAAGGCACCAACTGCACGAAGTGATACGCCTCTCCGGAATGAATCTGGTGATTAACGATATGGATATGCCGCTCATCATTAAGGTGGCATCGATCCCCAAAGAGCGGATACAGGTATATTTTATAGATAACGAGGAGTATTTTAAACGCAAGGCTACTTTCTCTGATGAAGACGGAAACCTTTTTCCGGACAATGACGAAAGGGCCATTTTTTTTGCCAAAGGAGTTGTTGAAACCGTCAAGAAACTGAACTGGTCTCCCGATATCATTCATGTTCATGGCTGGATGGCCGGTATGCTCCCGCTTTACCTGAAGAAATACTATGCAGACGAACCGTTGTTTGCCGAAAGTAAAATAGTGACTTCGGTGTACAACAAAGATTTTGACGGGACGTTAGATAAACAAATGATAGAGAAGGTGAAATTCGACGGTATTTCCGAAGGAGATGTTCATGCGCTGGAATCTCCGGATTATTCCAGTATCCTCAGGGTGGCCATAGACAATTCAGACGCCGTGGTGGTGGCTTCGGAAAACATACCTTCAGACCTGGAAGAATATTTGAAAAATGTAGATAAACCGGTATTGCCCTATGTCTCTATCTATGAGTTTGAAGATGCTTACGAAAAATTTTACGAAACAAAGGTTTTAGGTTAA
- the panC gene encoding pantoate--beta-alanine ligase — protein sequence MAVFHTKESLRAELLQLRNKGRTIGLVPTMGALHKGHLSLVKEAAAQNNVVVVSIFVNPTQFDNKEDLNKYPRDLEADTKLLTSVVPDIIIFAPEVEEIYTGDVSSASFDFDGLEFRMEGRYRKGHFDGVGTIVKRLFEIVAPHNAYFGEKDYQQLQVIKTLVKKHQLPVQVHGCPIEREENGLAMSSRNERLTKEQRKEGGFIYRTLQTAKEKFGTESATEVREWVTEQFKRHPLFELEYMEIADADTLQTADVKTNNRKYRAFIAVYAGDVRLIDNIALN from the coding sequence ATGGCTGTTTTCCACACAAAGGAGTCGCTTAGGGCAGAACTGCTGCAACTGAGAAATAAAGGCAGGACCATAGGGCTCGTGCCAACTATGGGAGCCCTGCACAAAGGCCATCTTTCCCTGGTGAAAGAAGCTGCCGCACAAAATAACGTGGTAGTGGTAAGCATCTTTGTAAACCCTACACAGTTTGACAACAAAGAGGACCTGAACAAATACCCGCGAGACCTGGAGGCCGACACTAAACTGCTTACCTCCGTAGTCCCGGACATTATCATCTTTGCCCCGGAAGTCGAAGAGATCTATACCGGCGATGTCTCTTCCGCCTCTTTTGATTTTGACGGACTCGAATTCCGGATGGAAGGCAGGTACAGGAAAGGCCATTTTGACGGTGTAGGCACCATTGTAAAACGCCTTTTTGAAATTGTAGCACCGCACAATGCCTACTTCGGTGAAAAAGATTACCAACAGCTCCAGGTTATAAAAACACTGGTAAAAAAACACCAGCTGCCCGTTCAGGTACACGGATGCCCCATTGAAAGGGAAGAAAACGGCCTGGCCATGAGTTCCCGCAACGAACGCCTGACAAAAGAGCAGCGAAAAGAAGGTGGTTTTATATACCGTACCCTGCAAACCGCCAAAGAAAAATTTGGCACGGAAAGTGCAACAGAAGTAAGGGAATGGGTTACAGAACAATTTAAAAGACACCCGTTATTTGAACTGGAATATATGGAAATAGCCGATGCAGATACCCTGCAGACGGCAGATGTAAAAACCAACAACAGGAAATACAGGGCGTTTATTGCGGTTTATGCTGGTGATGTCCGGTTAATAGACAACATTGCCCTGAATTAG
- a CDS encoding lysylphosphatidylglycerol synthase transmembrane domain-containing protein → MAPASGYGNGDRETAYRVVKKQLSNIIQIALPLALGIFLIWYTYTKFSPEQLRQLKQNFLKADYFYIWISMFFGILSHFSRAYRWNYLLEPLGYRARIPNSFMAVSIGYLLNFAIPRSGEVSRAVVINKYDKVPFEKAFGTIVAERIADLFISVCILFIAFFLQFDTLWSLLNTHNINPEKLVILGIAGILLAALFWIYLRRTRSAIGEKIKNFIKGLKEGVFSILSMKKKWAFIAHTLFIWLMYVLMFHICIYAFPETQSITFSQSLSLFVVGSFTIAFTNGGFGTYPFLIAEAILLYGVAYTVGTSFGWIVWLSQTAVIVFLGIMSFLLLPLYNKNN, encoded by the coding sequence ATGGCTCCGGCCTCCGGATACGGAAACGGGGATCGCGAAACGGCATACCGAGTAGTGAAAAAGCAATTATCCAACATCATTCAGATAGCACTCCCGCTTGCCCTGGGTATCTTTTTGATCTGGTATACCTATACCAAGTTCAGCCCGGAGCAGCTCAGGCAACTGAAGCAGAATTTCCTCAAAGCCGACTACTTCTACATCTGGATTTCCATGTTTTTTGGTATCCTGAGCCATTTTTCCAGGGCGTATCGCTGGAATTACCTGCTGGAGCCCCTGGGATACAGGGCAAGGATTCCCAACAGTTTTATGGCGGTCAGTATCGGTTACCTGCTGAATTTTGCCATCCCGCGTTCGGGAGAAGTATCACGGGCCGTCGTTATTAACAAATACGACAAAGTACCTTTTGAAAAGGCCTTCGGCACCATTGTGGCAGAACGCATTGCCGACCTCTTTATTTCCGTATGCATTCTTTTCATTGCTTTTTTCCTGCAATTCGATACCTTGTGGAGCCTGCTCAATACCCACAACATCAATCCCGAAAAACTGGTCATCTTAGGAATTGCCGGAATCCTGCTCGCTGCCCTTTTCTGGATTTATCTCCGGCGGACCCGTTCCGCCATAGGTGAAAAAATAAAGAATTTTATCAAAGGGCTCAAAGAGGGCGTGTTCAGCATACTTTCCATGAAAAAGAAATGGGCGTTCATTGCACATACCCTGTTTATCTGGCTCATGTATGTGCTTATGTTCCATATCTGCATCTACGCTTTTCCAGAAACACAGTCCATCACTTTCTCACAATCGCTTTCTCTTTTTGTGGTAGGGTCGTTTACCATTGCCTTTACAAACGGGGGCTTCGGCACTTATCCCTTTCTCATCGCAGAAGCCATCCTGTTATATGGGGTAGCCTATACCGTAGGGACCTCCTTCGGGTGGATCGTATGGTTATCCCAGACCGCGGTTATTGTATTTCTGGGTATTATGTCATTTCTAC
- a CDS encoding DUF4270 domain-containing protein: MKKAYFRLYKAILLTSGIAFFASCDKDVNTIGTDIIGDGNFETDRAEFDVYAYNRKLNAAQTNGLSLYQLGVFNDPIYGKTEAGIVSQLYLNNTNPTFGLASQGREEEYANDNDNSTTPENETVTRVYLNIPFFGSVADGETENNDEGVPVAREYDLDSIYGSQDAEFRLRVEELTYYLRDLDPSSGFRERQEYFSDKDFSAYAGAILCDSVIKIDNREILIYGEEDDPDTEENEEEQVETRLTPRIRVAMDRNMEFFQQILDKEGESELISNNNFREFIRGLRFSASDFSADAMMLLDWNNASIEVEYEYDRVDTSNDNEIVKNSSSFTMSLAAYTINSNTGGRVRRNNVVNTLVNDPYPSEIEGELDTDTNASRIYLKGGAGIMTELHLFDPVGDKTVLEANQDKGWIINEANLTFYVDREKLDALQNVTEPSRIYVYNLENNEVLLDVELDYTSNQDSNLSKQIYGGILEKEDDKGVRYKIRITEHINQILNEGADNVTLGLSVTSNINNVNNVSAGGGENGDTELYVPEASVINPLGTILYGSGDLGEENEDKRLKLEIFYTMVE, from the coding sequence ATGAAGAAAGCGTATTTTCGATTATACAAAGCAATACTGTTGACAAGCGGCATTGCTTTTTTTGCTTCCTGTGATAAGGATGTCAATACCATTGGTACTGATATTATAGGCGACGGAAATTTCGAAACCGATAGGGCGGAGTTTGATGTGTATGCCTATAACCGGAAACTGAATGCTGCGCAGACCAATGGTTTGTCATTATATCAGCTGGGTGTTTTTAACGATCCTATCTATGGAAAAACAGAAGCGGGCATAGTGTCGCAATTGTATTTGAACAATACAAATCCCACTTTCGGATTGGCCTCACAGGGACGGGAGGAAGAGTACGCAAACGATAATGATAACAGTACCACTCCCGAAAACGAAACCGTAACAAGAGTATATCTCAACATTCCTTTTTTCGGTAGTGTGGCCGATGGTGAAACCGAAAATAATGACGAAGGAGTTCCCGTGGCCAGGGAATACGACCTGGACTCCATTTATGGCAGCCAGGATGCCGAATTCAGATTGCGGGTTGAAGAACTTACATATTACCTCAGGGATCTCGATCCTTCAAGTGGTTTCCGCGAACGGCAGGAGTATTTTTCCGATAAGGATTTTTCTGCATATGCCGGGGCAATACTGTGTGATAGTGTAATAAAGATCGATAACCGGGAAATTTTGATCTACGGTGAAGAAGACGACCCCGATACCGAGGAAAACGAAGAGGAACAGGTAGAAACGAGACTGACTCCCAGGATACGGGTGGCGATGGACAGAAATATGGAATTTTTTCAGCAAATACTCGATAAGGAAGGGGAAAGCGAGCTGATAAGCAACAACAACTTCAGGGAGTTTATCAGGGGGCTCCGTTTTTCAGCTTCCGATTTCTCCGCGGACGCCATGATGCTCCTGGACTGGAACAATGCAAGTATAGAGGTGGAATACGAATATGACCGGGTAGATACCTCCAATGACAACGAAATAGTCAAAAACAGTTCTTCATTTACGATGAGCCTTGCGGCGTATACCATAAATTCGAATACGGGCGGGCGTGTCAGGAGAAATAACGTAGTGAACACCCTGGTTAACGACCCTTATCCGTCAGAGATTGAGGGAGAACTGGATACGGATACCAATGCTTCCCGGATTTATTTGAAAGGCGGTGCGGGGATCATGACGGAATTGCACCTGTTCGATCCTGTCGGAGACAAGACGGTATTGGAGGCCAACCAAGACAAAGGATGGATTATTAACGAAGCCAACCTTACGTTCTACGTTGACCGGGAAAAGCTGGATGCTCTGCAGAATGTGACCGAACCGTCCAGGATCTATGTCTATAACCTTGAAAATAACGAAGTGCTATTGGATGTGGAACTGGATTACACCAGTAATCAGGACAGTAATCTGTCCAAACAGATCTACGGAGGTATCCTTGAAAAAGAAGATGATAAGGGGGTACGTTATAAAATTAGGATAACAGAGCACATTAACCAGATATTAAATGAAGGAGCTGATAATGTAACGCTTGGCCTTTCTGTGACGTCCAATATCAACAACGTAAATAATGTATCTGCAGGAGGAGGTGAAAACGGGGATACGGAGTTGTATGTTCCTGAAGCGTCTGTAATAAATCCCCTGGGAACAATACTCTATGGAAGCGGAGACCTGGGAGAGGAAAATGAAGACAAACGCCTGAAGCTGGAAATATTCTATACTATGGTAGAGTAA
- the thiL gene encoding thiamine-phosphate kinase, whose amino-acid sequence MIEDKNPQRTSLSELGEFGLIEHLTKDFEITRKSTVKGVGDDAAILDFKNKKVVVSNDLLVEGVHFDLAYMPLKHLGYKAVMVNLSDIYAMNATATQITVSIAVSNRFPLEALEELYAGIALACKLYNVDMVGGDTTSSGKGLLISITALGEADEEDLVYRNGAKPNDLLVVTGDIGGAYMGLQVLEREKEVFKVNPNNQPDLSMYTYIVERQLKPEARKDIPGLLKKLGVKPTSMIDISDGLSSEIIHLSTQSGTGCNLYEDKIPLDPQVITTCEEFEINSTMVALSGGEDYELLFTISQDDYPKVKGNPHLTVIGHMTGKDEGMHLITRANTKIPLKARGWNALKEE is encoded by the coding sequence ATGATAGAAGATAAAAATCCGCAACGAACTTCCCTGTCCGAACTCGGTGAATTCGGACTTATAGAACACCTTACCAAAGATTTTGAGATCACCCGGAAATCTACCGTAAAAGGCGTAGGGGACGACGCAGCCATTCTGGATTTTAAAAACAAAAAAGTAGTGGTGTCCAACGACCTGCTGGTTGAAGGCGTCCATTTTGACCTTGCTTATATGCCTTTAAAGCATCTGGGGTACAAAGCCGTTATGGTCAATTTATCGGACATCTACGCCATGAATGCCACGGCCACACAGATTACCGTATCCATAGCAGTTTCCAATCGCTTTCCCCTGGAGGCTCTTGAGGAACTGTATGCCGGTATAGCCTTGGCGTGTAAGCTATACAATGTAGACATGGTAGGCGGCGACACTACTTCTTCCGGCAAAGGATTGCTCATTTCGATAACTGCCTTAGGTGAGGCCGATGAAGAGGACCTTGTGTACCGCAACGGAGCCAAACCCAACGACCTGCTTGTGGTAACGGGCGATATCGGCGGGGCCTATATGGGGTTACAGGTATTGGAACGGGAAAAAGAAGTGTTCAAGGTAAACCCGAATAACCAGCCGGACCTATCGATGTACACCTATATTGTAGAGCGCCAACTAAAACCGGAGGCCCGGAAAGATATCCCCGGACTTCTGAAAAAACTCGGGGTAAAACCCACCTCCATGATCGACATTTCGGATGGCCTTTCTTCGGAAATCATCCACCTGAGCACACAATCCGGAACAGGGTGCAATTTGTATGAAGACAAAATCCCCCTGGACCCCCAGGTAATCACTACCTGTGAGGAATTCGAAATTAACAGTACCATGGTTGCCCTTAGTGGAGGAGAAGATTATGAACTGCTTTTTACAATTTCGCAGGACGACTATCCGAAGGTCAAGGGAAATCCTCATCTCACCGTTATAGGCCATATGACCGGGAAGGACGAAGGCATGCACCTCATTACCAGGGCAAATACGAAAATCCCGCTCAAAGCGCGTGGATGGAACGCCCTGAAAGAAGAGTAA
- a CDS encoding alpha/beta fold hydrolase, with product MTIDYKGIPVFYEEKGKGPVVVLLHGFLESSAMWSGLVPELSRKNRVIAIDLPGHGKTGCLGYVHTMEMMAGVVEEVLRRLRVRKSVLIGHSMGGYVALAFAEKHPDAVKGLALLNSTARADDTVRKQNRDRAIAAVKKDHKTFIRMAVTNLFRPKNRKIFREEIREVKAEALKTPVQGIVAALEGMKIREDREVLLHFTPYRKMMILGRKDPVLGFNDLMDQARAAEIAIFEVSGGHMSHIENKKEVLHAICWFLKK from the coding sequence ATGACAATAGATTATAAAGGTATTCCTGTTTTTTATGAAGAAAAGGGCAAAGGTCCTGTTGTAGTGCTTCTGCATGGCTTCCTGGAAAGTTCTGCCATGTGGAGCGGTCTTGTTCCGGAACTGTCCCGGAAAAACAGGGTCATCGCCATAGACCTTCCCGGCCACGGGAAAACCGGATGCCTGGGCTATGTACATACTATGGAAATGATGGCCGGGGTGGTGGAAGAAGTATTAAGGCGGCTGAGGGTGCGAAAGTCTGTTCTTATCGGGCATTCCATGGGAGGCTATGTGGCACTTGCCTTTGCTGAAAAACATCCGGATGCTGTAAAGGGACTGGCGCTGCTTAATTCCACGGCCCGCGCAGACGATACTGTAAGGAAACAAAACCGGGACCGTGCCATTGCTGCGGTTAAAAAAGATCACAAAACCTTTATACGGATGGCCGTTACAAATCTCTTCAGGCCGAAAAACCGTAAGATATTCCGTGAAGAAATACGAGAGGTCAAGGCAGAGGCGCTCAAAACCCCCGTGCAGGGTATTGTGGCAGCCCTTGAAGGAATGAAAATCCGGGAGGACAGGGAAGTGTTGTTGCATTTTACACCCTACAGGAAAATGATGATTCTCGGGCGAAAGGACCCTGTGCTCGGTTTTAATGACCTTATGGACCAGGCACGCGCTGCGGAAATTGCAATATTTGAAGTTTCCGGAGGTCATATGAGCCATATTGAGAATAAAAAAGAGGTTTTACATGCAATATGTTGGTTTTTAAAGAAATAG
- a CDS encoding DUF6090 family protein, whose protein sequence is MFRKLKQKLLKKNKIKSYLSYAIGEIVLIVIGILVAVSINNRNTKKQQEKVINGIFAIIIADLKQDTTATNKILNFYTEREPVFLKIAENIFTKDEISACELCPYLITERRLLRINKRGFHQLNEYKDLTLNHKDSLIFDIVAFYNSLINRIEPINDEISKDIFENLVFWRDTYPWFASLTQGKLKKEDMGYFASQEYRNKVAYHYTLIYKNHLPAIRTFRRESEILLKKLNDRLDKNTE, encoded by the coding sequence ATGTTCCGCAAGCTAAAACAAAAACTATTGAAAAAGAATAAGATCAAAAGCTATCTGAGCTATGCTATAGGAGAAATCGTATTGATAGTGATTGGTATACTGGTAGCTGTTTCCATAAATAACCGAAATACAAAAAAGCAACAGGAAAAAGTAATAAACGGAATTTTCGCCATTATTATCGCCGACCTCAAACAAGATACTACGGCAACCAATAAGATACTGAATTTTTACACCGAAAGGGAACCGGTATTTCTCAAGATAGCGGAGAACATCTTTACAAAAGATGAAATTTCAGCCTGTGAACTCTGTCCTTACCTAATCACCGAACGACGATTACTCCGCATCAACAAAAGGGGATTTCATCAATTAAATGAATATAAGGACCTTACCCTTAACCACAAGGACTCCCTGATCTTTGACATTGTGGCTTTCTACAACAGTTTAATTAACCGGATTGAACCCATTAACGACGAAATATCCAAAGATATTTTTGAAAATCTCGTTTTTTGGCGGGATACTTACCCCTGGTTCGCTTCCTTAACGCAGGGGAAATTAAAAAAAGAGGACATGGGGTATTTTGCAAGCCAGGAATACAGGAATAAAGTAGCCTATCATTACACCCTGATATATAAAAACCACCTGCCCGCCATAAGAACATTCCGGAGGGAATCTGAAATCCTTCTGAAAAAATTAAATGACCGGCTTGACAAGAACACCGAATAG
- the sufB gene encoding Fe-S cluster assembly protein SufB, which produces MAYTEEELKKELETKEYEYGFYTDIESDTFPVGLNEEIVRAISKKKEEPEWMTEWRVEAFRAWEKMIEPEWANVKYKKPDFQNISYYSAPKKKDKYNSLDEVDPELLETFDKLGISIEEQKKLAGVAIDVVMDSVSVATTFKETLAEKGIIFCSISEAIKNHPELVKKYIGTVVPKKDNFYAALNSAVFSDGSFCYIPKGVRCPMELSTYFRINQAGTGQFERTLVVADEGSYVSYLEGCTAPMRDENQLHAAVVELIALDDAEIKYSTVQNWFPGGKDGKGGVFNFVTKRGLCETNAKISWTQVETGSAITWKYPSCVLKGDNSVGEFYSIAVTNNFQQADTGTKMIHLGKNTRSTIISKGVSAGKSQNSYRGLVQINSRAENARNFSQCDSLLMGNKCGAHTFPYIEAKNKTAQVEHEATTSKIGEDQIFYCNQRGIDTERAIALIVNGFSKEVLNKLPMEFAVEAQKLLEISLEGSVG; this is translated from the coding sequence ATGGCATATACTGAAGAAGAATTAAAAAAAGAACTCGAAACCAAGGAATACGAATACGGATTCTATACCGATATAGAGTCGGATACGTTTCCCGTGGGGCTCAATGAGGAGATCGTCCGGGCTATTTCCAAAAAGAAGGAAGAGCCCGAATGGATGACCGAATGGCGTGTGGAAGCTTTCCGGGCATGGGAGAAGATGATTGAGCCGGAATGGGCGAATGTAAAATACAAGAAGCCCGATTTCCAGAATATAAGCTATTATTCGGCCCCCAAGAAAAAAGACAAGTACAACAGTCTGGACGAAGTGGATCCGGAACTGCTGGAAACGTTCGACAAGCTGGGGATATCGATCGAAGAACAGAAAAAGCTTGCCGGAGTGGCCATTGATGTGGTTATGGATTCTGTTTCCGTGGCAACTACATTTAAGGAAACCCTGGCCGAGAAAGGAATTATTTTCTGCTCCATCAGCGAGGCGATTAAAAATCACCCGGAGCTGGTGAAAAAATACATCGGTACCGTAGTGCCTAAGAAAGATAACTTTTATGCGGCATTGAATTCCGCAGTGTTCTCCGACGGTTCGTTTTGCTATATTCCCAAGGGAGTGAGATGCCCTATGGAGTTGTCCACTTATTTCCGTATTAACCAGGCGGGAACAGGACAGTTTGAACGTACACTGGTGGTGGCAGATGAAGGTAGCTATGTGAGTTACCTGGAAGGATGTACCGCACCGATGCGTGATGAAAACCAGCTGCATGCCGCCGTGGTGGAACTGATTGCTTTGGACGATGCCGAGATCAAATATTCTACGGTACAGAACTGGTTTCCCGGAGGAAAGGACGGCAAAGGCGGGGTGTTTAACTTCGTAACCAAGAGAGGGCTTTGCGAAACCAATGCGAAAATATCCTGGACCCAGGTGGAGACCGGTAGTGCCATAACCTGGAAATATCCCAGTTGTGTGCTTAAGGGAGACAATTCGGTAGGGGAATTCTATTCCATTGCCGTTACCAACAACTTTCAACAGGCCGATACCGGGACCAAAATGATCCATTTGGGCAAAAATACCAGGAGTACCATTATTTCCAAGGGGGTTTCTGCCGGTAAATCACAGAACAGTTATCGCGGGCTGGTACAGATAAACAGCAGGGCGGAAAATGCGAGGAACTTTTCGCAGTGCGATTCCCTGTTGATGGGTAATAAATGCGGTGCACATACCTTCCCCTACATAGAGGCCAAAAATAAGACGGCCCAGGTGGAACACGAAGCCACCACTTCGAAAATCGGGGAAGACCAGATATTTTACTGTAATCAGCGGGGAATAGATACCGAAAGGGCGATTGCGCTGATCGTTAACGGTTTCAGTAAGGAAGTGCTCAATAAGCTGCCGATGGAATTTGCAGTGGAAGCGCAGAAGCTGCTGGAAATATCCCTGGAAGGTTCCGTAGGATAA
- a CDS encoding HesB/IscA family protein — protein sequence MIKVSDTARRKVVELMTEEGYDASSDFVRVGVKSGGCSGLSYELKFDKLQSEEDKVFEDNAVRILVDKKSFLYLVGTTLEYSGGLNGKGFVFNNPNAQRTCGCGESFSL from the coding sequence ATGATAAAAGTTTCAGATACAGCGAGACGGAAGGTTGTGGAGCTTATGACCGAAGAAGGTTATGATGCTTCCAGTGACTTCGTGCGCGTTGGCGTAAAAAGCGGCGGATGCAGCGGTTTATCTTATGAATTGAAGTTCGATAAACTGCAGAGCGAAGAGGATAAAGTGTTTGAAGATAATGCTGTGCGTATTCTGGTGGATAAAAAGAGTTTTTTGTACCTGGTAGGAACTACACTGGAATATTCGGGAGGACTGAACGGAAAAGGTTTTGTGTTTAACAACCCGAATGCACAGCGTACCTGCGGATGCGGGGAGAGTTTTTCGCTATAG
- the sufC gene encoding Fe-S cluster assembly ATPase SufC, whose product MLKVNNLHASVEGKEILKGIDIEVNAGEIHAIMGPNGSGKSTLSSVIAGKEEFEVTEGNILFEGEDLGELAAEERAHKGIFMSFQYPVEIPGVSVTNFMKTAINETRKAQGLEEMPASEMLKKIREKSELLEIDRKFLSRSLNEGFSGGEKKRNEIFQMAMLEPRLAILDETDSGLDIDALRIVANGVNRLRSKDNAVVVITHYQRLLDYIIPDFVHVLLDGKIVKSGGAELAHELEEKGYDWIKQEKPAIG is encoded by the coding sequence ATGTTAAAGGTAAACAATTTACATGCCAGTGTAGAAGGCAAGGAGATATTGAAAGGAATAGACATAGAGGTCAATGCCGGAGAGATACACGCCATTATGGGACCTAACGGATCAGGTAAGAGTACGTTGTCTTCCGTTATCGCCGGCAAGGAAGAATTCGAGGTCACCGAGGGTAACATCCTTTTCGAAGGGGAAGACCTGGGCGAACTCGCTGCCGAGGAACGGGCACATAAAGGTATTTTCATGTCGTTCCAGTATCCCGTGGAGATTCCCGGGGTGTCGGTAACCAATTTTATGAAAACCGCCATAAATGAAACACGCAAGGCACAGGGACTGGAAGAAATGCCGGCCAGTGAAATGCTGAAGAAGATCAGGGAAAAGTCGGAACTCCTCGAAATAGACAGGAAGTTTCTGTCCCGCTCCCTTAACGAAGGCTTCTCCGGAGGAGAAAAGAAACGTAACGAGATCTTCCAGATGGCCATGCTGGAACCCAGACTGGCAATTTTGGACGAAACCGACTCCGGGCTGGATATCGATGCCCTTCGCATTGTAGCCAACGGAGTGAACAGGTTGCGTTCCAAAGACAATGCCGTAGTGGTGATTACGCACTACCAGCGATTACTGGATTACATTATTCCCGATTTCGTACATGTGTTACTGGACGGAAAGATCGTGAAGTCCGGCGGTGCGGAACTGGCACATGAACTGGAGGAAAAAGGATATGACTGGATAAAACAGGAAAAACCAGCCATCGGATAG